The sequence ACGAGCGCCCTGAGATTGTGGTTGCAGTGCTGGTAGAGGGAGTGGGTGACCTGAACGATGGTTCATCGACCATTGCCGTCCCGGCAGTGACGCAGATCATGCAAGCATATTTTGGAGTTACCCCACCGACCAATCCGCCATCTATTTGTCCGGTATTGCCGTAGATCGGCTGATCTTCTACATGCCGCTGACGTAAAGGGCGCTGGTGCAGAGTCCCGCGAACTTGTGATGAGATAGAGATGACGTGAAGCCCTGTGCGCTCAACCAGATGAACATGAAACGGTGTCAGGATCGTGAAGCGACCTGATTATCTAGTACCGAACTCCAGATCGGTCAGTACAACCAGTGCATCGAAATCATCGAGGAGATCAGGAGCATAGGTGACCACTACCGTGCGTGCAATAGATCGTTCAGTCTGATTCGCTTGACGTAGCAGACGGGTAATATCAGCGATGTCTTGGGCTCGACCTGCCTGTAATTTCATCAAGATCAGAAATTGTCGCGGTAATACCGGGAAGCCAGCGAGATCATACTCTGAGTGTGACAGGGCTTCATTGAGCCAAGGTTCTTTCAATGCCAGTACATCGATGCTGTAACCCGTATCATCTGGCGCATGTGCGGTAAATCTGTCAATGAGCAACGGATGACCAATCCGGTAGCCGGCGGCGGTGAAGGCAAGTCGTGCAGCTTGTTCTTCGTGAGCCTGGATAACAATATCGATGTCTTGGGTCAAACGCTCTGGAGCATAGGCGCGCAGTGCCATTGCTCCAACCAGCGCCCAGTGGATACCTTCCAGTATTCGTCGCAAATCTGGCAATTGTTGCACGGTGGTTCTCCGGTTTAAGAATTCGTCCGATGAGCCGGTACCTCTGGCCGCACGACGCAGTGCAATACGAATGTATGGATTTTTTGGTTGTAGCGTCTGCACGACTTACCCCATTCTTTTGGAAATGGTACTCTTGCGATGAAGCAAGCAGGTGCTATTCGCATCTGATTATCGAGAACTACCAACATCTTAGCACATACCTGCTACTGGGTGTGCGGGCCTCTGGCCCGCGTTGGGTGGTCATTTTAGAAAAGACACTGCAACGAGCGGGTTAGGAACCAGCCCCTACAAGACAGTGAACTGACCGCACAGGTGGTTGTCGGTGAGCAGCGATGGGTGGTTTGACACCCGCCCCTACCCAGCTCGTGGTAAAGAGAGAGTAAAAGTACTGCCTTTGCCAGGGCCAGCGCTGGCAGTACGGATGTCGCCGCCCATTGCCCACGCCAGATGGCGAGAAATGGTCAGCCCAATACCACTACCACCGCTGGTACGAGCGCGTGAGGGGTCGGCTCGGTAGAAACGCTCAAAAATGAAGGGGAGATGTTCGGCGGCGATACCAATCCCGGTATCTTCTACAATGACCTGTACTTCGTCGTTGGTATGCACTGAACGAATAGTAATGCAACCGCCTTCAGGAGTATAGCGTACTGCATTCCCAAGGAGATTGAGCAGAATCTGCGCTACACGGTCGGGATCAGCGTGAACCAGCAGGGGTTGTTCGTGAGAAGCAAATTGCATCTGTAGACAGCTATCGAGCACCTGGGGTTGAATTTGACCAACCACATGCCGAATGACGTCATTAATATCGAAGGTCGTAAAATGGAGCGAGATCTGACCGGCTTCCACCCGCGAGAGAGTCTGAAGATCATCGACCAGGCGGCGCAGGCGACGCACTTCTTGCTTCATGTCGAGAAAGGTGTCAGCGGTGTTGGGCAGTACGCCATCGATCAAGCCCTCCAGGTAGCCTTCAATGCCGGCGAGTGGTGTGCGCAGTTCGTGGGCTACATTGCCGATCATGGTGATGCGGCGCTGCTCGATCTGTTCTAGCGCCTCGGCCATCTGGTTGAAGCTCTCGGCGACAGCACGTAACTCATCACTGGCTGGCACCTCAACGCGCTCGTCGTAACGTCCGGCGGCAATACGTTGACTGCTCCGGGCAATGCTGCGTAGTGAACGTAAGATAATCTGAACCAACAGGAGGCTGGTGCTCAGACCAGCAATTGTGGCTGCCAGAGCAGCTACGGTCAACGCCTGAATAACAGCGGTGCGCACAGGTTTGACCTGCTCAGTTGGGATGGTTTGTTCGATCAGGATGTTGGCAGTGAGGCTGAGGGTCACAACGCCAACGATCACCACCAACATTTGAGCACCGATGATTTGCCAGCGAAGTTGTCGCCAAAAGCGCATATGTCCACCGTAGTGTTACTGTTTGTTCGCAGCACGTGGCTGAAACGTACTCCTGCTGAGGAAACACGGACCGAAAGCTCGTCTGGTCATGACCGGTCTGGCACTCACTCCTACCGTGTGATGCGTAAGGGTGGAGCGGACAGTTGTGCGCCGGAGCAGTTGGATTAGCGTGGTGGGTCGACGAATCGGTAGCCGACGCCACGCGCAGTACGGATGACGTTTTCGCCGGTGACTGACTCAATCTTACGTCGCAGTTGACTAATGTACACGTCAACCACGCGATCGGTACCGTAGAAATCGGCGCCCCACACCTTATCGATCAAGTCCTCGCGGCTAAGCACGCGATTGTGGTTACGAGCTAGGGCCAGCAAGAGATCGAATTCGGTGGGAGTCAGGTCGAGGAGCTGACCGGCAGCACGTGCTTCACGTGCATCGGGATCGATTTCGAGGTGGGCAAAGCGCATAAGTGAACCTTTGGTCGTTTTGCCCCGTTGCCGACGTAAAATCGCCTCTACCCTGGCAACCAGTTCGCGCGGGCTGAACGGTTTGGTAAGGTAATCATCGGCGCCGACGCGCAAACCGGCCACTCGATCCATCTCGTCGCTGCGGGCCGTCAACATAAGGATATACACGTCTGAGCGTTCGCGCAGTCGGGCCGTGATCTCCATACCGTCCATACCGGGCAGCATCAGGTCAAGGACAATGAGATCGGGTTGATGATCGAGCGCCATCTGTAAGCCTTCTGGGCCGGTGGTCGCACACAAGACGCGATAACCAGCGTGTTCGAGATAGGCTTTCGCGACATTCCGAATGCTGGCTTCGTCATCGATTACCAAGATCGTCGGTTGATTTGTGAGTTCGTCTTGCATAAGGACGATAGCGTTTAATCTCTCTTGCCCCGCTGAAGCGGGGAAACTGCTTTAGCGCGAAGCACTTCTCCTTTTTCCCCACATCTGCGCGATCACTCAGATACGGGCGCCGCTGAGAACAACACCGAGTAGATTGGCTTTGACTTTTTCGAGTTTTTGGCGTGCCTCGCGCACCCGATCCCGCCGTGAGCGACCGGCTTGGATAACGAGTAATACGCCGTCGACACGAGTCGCCAGCACGAGCGCATCGGTAAAGGTGTGTACCGGTGGCGTGTCGAAGATCACAATATCGGCGGCCTGGCGCAGACGGTTGAGTAACCCTTCCATGCGGCGCGAACCAAGTAGGTCGGCGGGACGTGGAGGGAGAGGCCCGCTGGGTAAGAGGCTTAACCCTGGAACCTCGGTTGGTTGAAGCGCCAGTGGCGCCTCTTGATCGAGAATGGCACTGGTAAGACCTTGCTCGTTTGAGAGGCCGAAGATGGTATGAAGCATCGGTTGACGCAGATCGCAATCGACCAAGAGAACACGTTGTTCGGCCTGGGCCATCGTGACCGCAAGATTTGCTGCGGTCAGGCTCTTTTCGGGTGTTTGTTCGGCGGAAGTCAGTAAAAGGGTGTGAATAGGTTTATCAAGGCTTGAAAACAGGATATTGGTGCGCAGGGTACGATATGCTTCCGCAGCAGCAGAAGCCGGTTCGCGCAGGGTAATCAGTACCTGCTCAGGCGACGAGGTCACTATCATGTACTCCTACCTTTAACATCAACCGGCGGCGCGAGTAGCAACTGGCTACCGCTCAGTTAAGGGAATGGCGCCTAATGTCGGCAAACCAACAAAGCGTTCAACGTCTTCAGACGTTTTCAGTGTATCGTCAAGATATTCGAGCACAAAAGCCAGCACCAGACCAACGATCAGGCCCAGAATTGCACCGGCCAGCATATTAATGCGCGTATTAGGACGAATTTCAACCAGGCGGGCCGGCTGAATCCGGGTCACGTTGATCCGGGCAGTACCTTCGAGGGTGGCGTTAATCCGGTTCACTTCAGCGACAATTCGTTCCCCCACTGCATCGGCTAGGGCCTGCGACTGATCGAGCCGTGGCAAATCGACCTCGATCACGATCTTTTGCTCATCGGGGCGCGGTTGAATGTTGACGTCTTCCATCAACCGTTCGCCGCTTATATCCAACCCGATCTGTTGGCTGATCTGATCGAGAACGCTCGGTTGCATCACCAGCTCGCGATAGCTATTCATCGAGTTGCGTAGCACAATATTGAGGCCGTTGTCGGCCTGATTCGCCAGCACGAGATAGACCGCCTGTGAGCGAAACGTTTGCGGCAGCAGTTTGCTAATCACGTATGCGCCAACCACGGCTGCAATGGCGGTGAGGATAATGACCCACCAGCGTTTGACCAAGATATTTACATAGTCGCGGATTTCCATAAACCCTCCTCACCTGTTGGGCGTAATCTGGCGGCAATGACTGCCAGTGCGAAGCCGACAATCAAACCAAGTGCCGCACGAAGTGCAGCGTCAAAGAGCAGAGCGCGGAATGACGTAGTTGGACGCGCTGCGCCGACTCCATCGAGCACGACTACATGCAACTGGCCGTCGGTTCTCCCCCAGAATGATAAACCATGGGTTTGCAACACCGTAATAGCAGCTTCGACCAGGGCCTGGGCCGCTGCGGGTGATGAAGCCTCGCCCGACAAATCAATGGCACGATGTAGGGGATTCATCCGTAACCCCTGCTGAATCTCAGGCGGGGTAAGGGTGATCCCACGCTCGGCCAGAAGTGGTACAACCTGCGCCGCAAAGCTAGCACTGCTGATAACCTGTGGCATGTCGTCGATAATGAATTCGGTGATTTGCCAGCTTTCTATCGAGTCAGAGGTTACGGCGGATGAATAAGTGACCAACAGCCGCGCCGAGGCCTGGTAGCGCGGCGGTCTTTGCCCATCAATCCAGAGACTCAGACCACCGGCAATCAAGGCTGGCAAGAGAATGATAAGCCAGAAGCGACGGCTGATACGAATAAATGTTGTCAATCCCATGGCGCTTCCTATCGTCATACTCGCCAACATCTTACTACACTTTGCCTGGTTAGATGATAACAAAAGGAGACATAATACGTCACCGTTCATTGCTACGCTGGCAAGTATCGTCGATCAAGCAGACTCTGTTCAAACTCAAAGAGGCGACCTTCACGTTGGGCGCTTAACGCCTTATCGACGAAGGAGCGAAACGCTTCGAGGAAACGTTCACGACTAAAGCCTTCGGCATGGCGGCGCAGCACTATCGGATCAATCTGATCGGTGCGGGAGAGAGCGACGGCAGCAGCCAATGCTGCGGCAGTGGGCTGGTAGAAGAAGCGTCCGGTCACACCATCGATCAGCGTTTCGAGCGCACCACCAGCGGCGTAGGCAATGACCGGTCGACCCGTGGCCAGCACTTCAAGGGGGGTGATACCGAAATCTTCTTCGCCGGGAAAGATGAAGGCACGGCAGCGAGCAAACAGATCGAGGCGCGTAGCTTCATCGACCCAGCCTAAAAATTCGATATTAGGTCCAGCCATACGTTCAAGGCGGGCGCGGTCGCGGCCATCACCAAAGATTTTTAAGGGGAGACGGAGATGGTTAAACGCCTCTATAGCCAATTCCAGTCGTTTGTACGGGATCAGACGACCGCCGGCCAGATAAAACTCTTCGGGTGGTTGTGGTTCGTAGGGTGGCAGATCGACTGGTGGTGGAATAACCATTGCCGGTCGGCGGTAATAACGGGCTATCCGTCCGGCAACTTCGTGCGAGTTAGCGACAAAGAGATCGACTCGATTCGCACTGACTGTATCCCAGATCCGCAGGTAGTTGAGGATGAACGGTAAGAGCTTGGCTTGGATCCCGTTGATCTGCTCACGGGCTACGTAGTCGTCGGTGCGCCAGGCAAAACGCATCGGTGTGTGACAATAGCAGATGTGGAGTGCTCCGGGACGCGGAATGACACCCTTGGCAAAAGCGCTCGAACTACTGATAATCAGATCGTAGCCGCTTAGGTCGAATCGCTCGAAAGCGGTGGGATAGAGCGCGACATAACGCCGAAACTGAGAACGCCATGCCGGCAGGTGTTGCATAAATGAGGTGCGAATATCCCAGTTCTGGTATGTAGCCGGCATTGAACTGGGATCGAAGATCGATGTGTACACCGGCGCAGCCGGGAAAAGCTCATGCAGCGCTTCGAGCACCCGCTCAGCGCCGCCGTACTGGTTGAGATAATCGTGCACGAGAGCGACCCGCATGGTCAAATACCTATCCTATCCGGCCAATTGCCGTTGCCGGATAGGATAGCACAACTTGATACCGATAATGATCGATCAGGGGGTAGGTGGTAGGCTAAACTGGCGGCGGAGGGCGAGGCTAATCACCGTCATCAACCCCATTGCGCCAGTACAAGCCAGATAGGCAGTGGCTAGGTCGAAAGCATCGGCGATGCTGGCCATAACGGCAACTGCAATCAACGTTCCGATACTGATAGAAATGTTAATCACACTTTGCGCTACACCCCGGTCGCCGGCGGCTACCTCTTCAAGTACCAGCGCACGCAGAGTACCACCAACGACGATGCCCAGGCCGCTACCCATAATCAATGTCGCCAGAATGAAAAGCCAGAACGGTGCTGCCGGTAGACTGAGGAGAGCGGTACCGATTGTCAGTTGACTGTAGCCGCTCAGCATCGCCAGCCGACCACCGATTCGCGGGAGCAAACGACCGGCAATGATGGAGGTGATCGAGGCCAGAAAGACCAGGGGTAACAGGAAGAAGCCAGCCTGACTGATCGGCACACCGAAATTGACCGCTACTGAGGTAATGAAAATGATGCTTCCCATTGCAATCCCAGAACCGGCGGCTAGAAT comes from Chloroflexus sp. Y-396-1 and encodes:
- a CDS encoding cell wall metabolism sensor histidine kinase WalK translates to MRFWRQLRWQIIGAQMLVVIVGVVTLSLTANILIEQTIPTEQVKPVRTAVIQALTVAALAATIAGLSTSLLLVQIILRSLRSIARSSQRIAAGRYDERVEVPASDELRAVAESFNQMAEALEQIEQRRITMIGNVAHELRTPLAGIEGYLEGLIDGVLPNTADTFLDMKQEVRRLRRLVDDLQTLSRVEAGQISLHFTTFDINDVIRHVVGQIQPQVLDSCLQMQFASHEQPLLVHADPDRVAQILLNLLGNAVRYTPEGGCITIRSVHTNDEVQVIVEDTGIGIAAEHLPFIFERFYRADPSRARTSGGSGIGLTISRHLAWAMGGDIRTASAGPGKGSTFTLSLPRAG
- a CDS encoding response regulator transcription factor, which translates into the protein MQDELTNQPTILVIDDEASIRNVAKAYLEHAGYRVLCATTGPEGLQMALDHQPDLIVLDLMLPGMDGMEITARLRERSDVYILMLTARSDEMDRVAGLRVGADDYLTKPFSPRELVARVEAILRRQRGKTTKGSLMRFAHLEIDPDAREARAAGQLLDLTPTEFDLLLALARNHNRVLSREDLIDKVWGADFYGTDRVVDVYISQLRRKIESVTGENVIRTARGVGYRFVDPPR
- a CDS encoding CpsD/CapB family tyrosine-protein kinase; protein product: MIVTSSPEQVLITLREPASAAAEAYRTLRTNILFSSLDKPIHTLLLTSAEQTPEKSLTAANLAVTMAQAEQRVLLVDCDLRQPMLHTIFGLSNEQGLTSAILDQEAPLALQPTEVPGLSLLPSGPLPPRPADLLGSRRMEGLLNRLRQAADIVIFDTPPVHTFTDALVLATRVDGVLLVIQAGRSRRDRVREARQKLEKVKANLLGVVLSGARI
- a CDS encoding YveK family protein, producing the protein MEIRDYVNILVKRWWVIILTAIAAVVGAYVISKLLPQTFRSQAVYLVLANQADNGLNIVLRNSMNSYRELVMQPSVLDQISQQIGLDISGERLMEDVNIQPRPDEQKIVIEVDLPRLDQSQALADAVGERIVAEVNRINATLEGTARINVTRIQPARLVEIRPNTRINMLAGAILGLIVGLVLAFVLEYLDDTLKTSEDVERFVGLPTLGAIPLTER
- a CDS encoding glycosyltransferase, translating into MRVALVHDYLNQYGGAERVLEALHELFPAAPVYTSIFDPSSMPATYQNWDIRTSFMQHLPAWRSQFRRYVALYPTAFERFDLSGYDLIISSSSAFAKGVIPRPGALHICYCHTPMRFAWRTDDYVAREQINGIQAKLLPFILNYLRIWDTVSANRVDLFVANSHEVAGRIARYYRRPAMVIPPPVDLPPYEPQPPEEFYLAGGRLIPYKRLELAIEAFNHLRLPLKIFGDGRDRARLERMAGPNIEFLGWVDEATRLDLFARCRAFIFPGEEDFGITPLEVLATGRPVIAYAAGGALETLIDGVTGRFFYQPTAAALAAAVALSRTDQIDPIVLRRHAEGFSRERFLEAFRSFVDKALSAQREGRLFEFEQSLLDRRYLPA